One window of Bacillus sp. FJAT-45350 genomic DNA carries:
- the sufU gene encoding Fe-S cluster assembly sulfur transfer protein SufU, with protein sequence MSLNNNLDTLYRQVIMDHYKNPRNRGEFDGDSVTVNMNNPTCGDRIQLQMKVEDGKIADAKFVGEGCSISLASASMMTQAVKGLSVDEAFAMSEIFSNMMLGKDYDVDRFDLEDIEALQGVAKFPARIKCATLAWKAMEKGLGDEN encoded by the coding sequence ATGTCTTTAAATAATAATCTAGATACACTATACCGACAAGTGATTATGGACCACTATAAGAACCCTCGTAACCGTGGTGAGTTTGATGGTGATTCTGTCACAGTTAATATGAATAATCCAACTTGTGGTGACCGTATTCAACTTCAAATGAAGGTTGAAGATGGAAAGATTGCGGATGCTAAGTTCGTAGGTGAAGGATGTTCGATAAGTTTAGCATCTGCATCGATGATGACACAGGCGGTTAAAGGCTTAAGTGTCGATGAAGCCTTTGCAATGTCTGAAATTTTTTCAAACATGATGCTAGGTAAAGACTATGATGTTGACCGATTTGATTTAGAAGATATAGAAGCATTACAAGGTGTGGCTAAATTCCCAGCACGAATTAAATGTGCAACATTAGCTTGGAAAGCAATGGAAAAGGGACTTGGTGACGAAAACTAA
- the sufB gene encoding Fe-S cluster assembly protein SufB — translation MAKKMPDIGEYKYGFSDKDVSIFRSKKGLTPEIVTEISNMKKEPKWMLDFRLKSLELFYQMPMPQWGGDLSELHFDEITYYVKPSEKSEKSWDEVPEEIKNTFDKLGIPEAEQKYLAGVSAQYESEVVYHNMQEDLEEQGILFMDTDSALREHEELFKEHFGSVIPPSDNKFAALNSAVWSGGSFIYMPKGIKTEQPLQAYFRINSENMGQFERTLIIADEDSHVHYVEGCTAPVYSTNSLHSAVVEIIVKKNAYCRYTTIQNWAPNIFNLVTKRTVCDAGATMEWVDGNIGSKLTMKYPAVIMRGEGAKGTILSIAIAGKGQHQDAGAKVHHLAPNCSSTIISKSISKHGGKVTYRGVCHFGRKSEGSKSKIECDTLIMDNESTSDTIPYNEILNNNITLEHEATVSKVSEDQLFYLMSRGISEEEATEMIVMGFIEPFTKELPMEYAVEMNRLIKFEMEGSIG, via the coding sequence ATGGCGAAGAAAATGCCAGATATCGGGGAATATAAATATGGTTTCTCGGATAAGGACGTGTCAATTTTCCGTTCGAAAAAAGGTCTAACTCCGGAAATCGTTACTGAAATTTCTAATATGAAAAAAGAGCCAAAGTGGATGTTAGATTTTCGTCTAAAATCACTGGAGCTTTTTTATCAAATGCCTATGCCACAATGGGGTGGCGATTTATCAGAGCTACACTTTGATGAAATAACGTACTATGTAAAGCCGTCAGAGAAATCTGAGAAATCTTGGGATGAAGTACCTGAAGAAATTAAAAATACGTTTGATAAGCTAGGGATTCCTGAAGCTGAGCAAAAATATCTTGCTGGGGTTTCAGCACAGTATGAATCAGAGGTTGTATATCACAACATGCAAGAAGACCTTGAAGAGCAAGGAATCTTGTTTATGGATACTGATTCAGCTCTTAGAGAGCACGAAGAACTTTTCAAAGAGCACTTCGGTTCAGTAATTCCTCCATCAGATAATAAGTTTGCTGCATTAAATTCAGCAGTATGGTCAGGTGGATCGTTCATTTATATGCCTAAAGGTATAAAGACTGAACAGCCATTACAGGCTTACTTCCGTATCAACTCAGAGAACATGGGTCAATTTGAGCGTACGTTGATTATTGCTGATGAAGATAGCCATGTTCACTATGTTGAGGGCTGTACAGCACCTGTATATTCAACGAATTCACTTCATAGTGCGGTTGTTGAAATCATCGTAAAGAAAAATGCGTATTGCCGTTATACAACAATTCAAAACTGGGCGCCAAATATCTTCAACCTAGTTACGAAGCGTACAGTTTGTGATGCTGGTGCGACGATGGAATGGGTTGATGGTAACATTGGTTCTAAGTTAACGATGAAATACCCAGCTGTTATAATGCGTGGTGAAGGAGCAAAAGGAACTATTCTTTCTATCGCAATTGCTGGTAAAGGGCAGCACCAAGATGCTGGTGCTAAGGTTCATCATCTTGCGCCAAATTGTTCATCAACAATTATTTCTAAATCGATTTCAAAACATGGTGGTAAAGTAACATATCGTGGAGTTTGCCACTTCGGTCGTAAATCAGAAGGTTCAAAATCTAAAATTGAGTGTGACACACTAATTATGGATAATGAGTCAACATCTGATACAATTCCGTACAATGAAATCTTAAATAACAATATTACTCTTGAGCATGAGGCGACAGTGTCAAAAGTGTCTGAAGACCAACTTTTCTATCTCATGAGTCGTGGAATTTCAGAAGAAGAAGCAACTGAAATGATCGTAATGGGCTTCATCGAGCCATTCACGAAAGAGTTGCCAATGGAATATGCTGTTGAAATGAACCGTCTTATCAAGTTCGAAATGGAAGGCTCTATCGGGTAA